The Lentzea guizhouensis genome contains a region encoding:
- a CDS encoding toll/interleukin-1 receptor domain-containing protein: MPEDRYDAFISYSHRADRPVAKAVQRHLHRLGRRWYRPAALRVFRDDTTLTASPDLWASIEEGLAASRTLVVLASPEAAASPWVDREIEWWQTHRGPDTLFVVVTGGELSWDVEANDFRTDRATALPPRLRGYFETQPLWVDLRRHQDAAELRDKAATIAAAVHGVPKDRLLSEEVQRQRQLVSVLSALLVAALVATGTAVWQRGVAVDERDRADEQARIAVSRALAAEADNRYAADPQLASQFAVAAFDTAPTPQAKGALARQFDRDRHVAGYLNRGGGQGADVSEAAFSPDGSLLAHVLYGDTFGKAEVVLWDPRTAAEVGRLLVREPSDDATGILLGDASVALDATGKLLAVDDGEKIQVWDVPGRKLVRSLGVDDDTRLVMSPDGRWVARTASTSIRHRVRMWRTDTGAELAGADVLELSSDQIGFAVDGGLYALSGNFARGRVERFDPVTGQWARAPLMADTPAWGLAVAPGGQVVATSMSDDPKGPAGQMSVIAWNLVTGTSVKQPVGMTVGALAVPDNGDVVVVQTDRSLVGVEMSTGLQTDLARHRADIKNMSITGDGSRLVSVDYGSDVLVSARADNRAVVGPAKTGGTKGDNVYALAASRAGDLATVARGRGEVELWDCPTCVRLRLPVKTDDSQDPRVAVSDDGNRVAVVVDGELTVADGRSGQVLAKSGGPGLPALAGRKTAQARFGAGGRLLVMTADENDDREQVLRVLDPDNGTEEQAFPATVGLSDGGASLDAGNGGGLVAFISDQFQVTVLRWTGTRYEERVKIDDDRGSSNMIFDVALDPSGRRVAFAEQGGRVVVTDLDAPQQLRALPVPDTGGPDVRAMRLAFTADGLLVQASRSFGGFGGIALVDPDSGVLLATWLDGRAVANGRRWIGGADDVLLDRGAANTVVSATVDGRLVHWQLDFTAMRHRLCALAGPLPQEERDRYSGGVPAGPSCAR, translated from the coding sequence GTGCCGGAAGATCGTTACGACGCCTTCATCTCCTACAGCCACCGGGCCGACCGGCCGGTGGCCAAGGCGGTGCAACGGCACCTGCACCGGCTGGGACGGCGCTGGTACCGCCCCGCCGCGCTGCGGGTGTTCCGCGACGACACCACCCTGACGGCGAGCCCGGACCTGTGGGCGTCGATCGAGGAGGGGCTGGCCGCGTCCAGGACGCTCGTGGTGCTGGCGAGCCCGGAAGCGGCGGCGTCGCCGTGGGTGGACCGCGAGATCGAGTGGTGGCAGACCCACCGCGGGCCGGACACGTTGTTCGTCGTCGTCACGGGCGGCGAGCTGTCGTGGGACGTCGAGGCGAACGACTTCCGCACCGACCGGGCCACCGCGTTGCCGCCGAGGCTGCGCGGCTACTTCGAGACCCAGCCGCTGTGGGTGGACCTGCGCCGCCACCAGGACGCGGCGGAGCTGCGCGACAAGGCCGCCACCATCGCCGCCGCGGTGCACGGCGTGCCGAAGGACCGCCTGCTCAGCGAGGAGGTGCAACGGCAACGGCAGCTGGTCTCGGTCCTGTCGGCGCTGCTGGTGGCCGCACTCGTGGCGACCGGCACGGCCGTGTGGCAACGCGGTGTCGCCGTCGACGAACGCGACCGTGCCGACGAACAGGCCCGTATCGCGGTCTCGCGCGCGTTGGCCGCCGAAGCCGACAACCGCTACGCCGCCGATCCGCAGCTCGCGTCGCAGTTCGCCGTCGCCGCGTTCGACACGGCGCCCACCCCGCAGGCGAAGGGTGCGCTGGCCCGGCAGTTCGACCGCGACCGGCACGTGGCCGGATACCTCAACAGAGGCGGCGGTCAGGGGGCTGACGTGTCCGAGGCGGCTTTCTCCCCGGACGGTTCCCTGCTGGCCCACGTGCTCTACGGCGACACGTTCGGCAAGGCGGAGGTCGTGCTGTGGGATCCGAGGACGGCGGCGGAGGTCGGCAGGCTGCTCGTCAGGGAACCGTCCGACGACGCCACCGGCATCTTGCTCGGCGACGCGTCCGTGGCGCTGGACGCGACCGGCAAGCTGCTCGCCGTCGACGACGGGGAGAAGATCCAGGTCTGGGACGTGCCCGGCCGCAAGCTCGTGCGCAGCCTCGGCGTGGACGACGACACCCGGCTGGTCATGTCACCGGACGGCAGGTGGGTCGCCCGCACCGCGTCCACCAGCATCCGGCACCGGGTGCGGATGTGGCGCACCGACACGGGTGCCGAGCTCGCCGGGGCGGACGTGCTGGAGCTGTCCTCCGACCAGATCGGGTTCGCCGTGGACGGCGGCCTCTACGCCCTGTCCGGCAACTTCGCGCGAGGCAGGGTCGAGCGGTTCGACCCGGTGACCGGGCAGTGGGCGAGGGCGCCGCTGATGGCGGACACACCCGCGTGGGGCCTCGCGGTCGCGCCGGGCGGGCAGGTCGTGGCGACCTCGATGTCGGACGACCCCAAGGGCCCGGCCGGCCAGATGTCCGTCATCGCCTGGAACCTCGTCACCGGCACTTCGGTGAAGCAACCGGTCGGGATGACGGTCGGTGCACTGGCCGTGCCCGACAACGGGGACGTGGTCGTGGTGCAGACCGACCGCAGCCTGGTCGGCGTGGAGATGAGCACCGGGTTGCAGACCGATCTCGCGCGCCACCGGGCCGACATCAAGAACATGAGCATCACCGGTGACGGCAGCCGGCTCGTCTCGGTCGACTACGGCAGCGATGTGCTGGTGTCGGCGCGGGCGGACAACCGGGCGGTGGTCGGCCCGGCCAAGACGGGCGGGACGAAGGGCGACAACGTCTACGCGCTGGCCGCCAGCCGGGCCGGCGACCTGGCCACCGTCGCGCGCGGCCGGGGCGAGGTGGAGCTGTGGGACTGCCCGACCTGCGTGCGGCTGCGCCTGCCGGTGAAGACCGACGACAGCCAGGACCCGCGCGTGGCGGTGAGCGACGACGGCAACCGGGTCGCGGTCGTGGTCGACGGCGAGCTGACCGTCGCCGACGGGCGGTCGGGACAGGTGCTCGCGAAGTCCGGCGGACCGGGGCTGCCCGCGCTGGCCGGTCGCAAGACCGCACAGGCGCGCTTCGGGGCCGGCGGACGGCTGCTGGTGATGACGGCCGACGAGAACGACGACCGCGAGCAGGTCCTGCGGGTGCTCGACCCGGACAACGGGACCGAGGAGCAGGCCTTCCCCGCGACGGTGGGCCTCAGCGACGGCGGAGCCTCGCTGGACGCCGGCAACGGGGGAGGGCTCGTCGCGTTCATCAGCGACCAGTTCCAGGTCACCGTGCTGCGCTGGACCGGGACGCGGTACGAGGAGCGGGTCAAGATCGACGATGACCGCGGTTCGTCCAACATGATCTTCGACGTCGCGCTGGACCCGTCCGGGCGCCGGGTCGCCTTCGCCGAGCAGGGCGGCCGGGTCGTCGTGACCGACCTGGACGCGCCCCAGCAGCTGCGTGCGCTGCCCGTGCCCGACACCGGTGGTCCCGATGTGCGCGCCATGCGGCTGGCGTTCACCGCGGACGGGCTGCTGGTGCAGGCCAGCCGCAGCTTCGGCGGGTTCGGCGGCATCGCGCTGGTGGACCCGGACAGCGGCGTGCTGCTGGCGACCTGGCTGGACGGCCGCGCGGTGGCGAACGGGCGGAGGTGGATCGGTGGCGCGGACGACGTGCTGCTGGACAGGGGTGCCGCCAACACCGTGGTGTCGGCGACCGTCGACGGCCGGTTGGTGCACTGGCAGCTCGACTTCACGGCCATGCGGCACCGGTTGTGCGCGCTCGCCGGTCCGTTGCCGCAGGAGGAACGCGACCGCTATTCGGGCGGTGTGCCGGCCGGGCCGAGTTGCGCGCGCTGA
- a CDS encoding GMC family oxidoreductase, with product MRAVVVGAGFAGSLMAKVLGDNGFQVVVLEAGGETDHDEAISRFRTARVKTPLAPYRRTAAAPSSDYLGNTGPFPYSSPYLRTNGGTGAAWTGLTPRMHPEDFRSADLGHGRNWPIDYATLEPHYRAAEWEIGVAADADEQRGHLPMPDDYRFPMHALPRTYLDHLIASVVDGKEVDGHELLVTGTPQARNGVPVRGYQLDGHLCAGFASCVPICPENAKYTPLRTQQRWPKNVELRTRSVVDRVHADEFGRITKVSYQRYYDDTTGAHTRHEVEADVVVLAAHAIENAKILLMSGLANSSDQVGRNLMDHPVLLTWGLLAEPIGPFRGPGSTSGIEAFRTGPQRCTRAPFRIEIGNWGWGWSAGSPDRDVAELVAQGYSGTALRKALKDRVSRQFTLQIEVEQEADPTNRVTLGTDRDPLGNPCPTIHYGLSDYVKDGLLAAKRVSDQLFGLLGAEDHTHYERDERFFEHDGVPLRFWGAGHIGGTHVMGASAHDSVVDQWQRCWDHPNLYAVGCGSMPSLGTANPSLTMAALALRTAGHVVSESCSVRGSRGQPGR from the coding sequence GTGAGGGCCGTGGTGGTCGGTGCCGGGTTCGCCGGGTCGCTGATGGCGAAGGTGCTGGGGGACAACGGGTTCCAGGTCGTGGTGCTGGAGGCCGGTGGGGAGACCGACCACGACGAGGCGATCAGCCGGTTCCGCACCGCGCGGGTCAAGACGCCGCTCGCGCCCTACCGCAGGACGGCCGCGGCGCCGTCGAGCGACTACCTGGGCAACACCGGGCCGTTCCCGTACAGCAGTCCGTACCTGCGGACCAACGGCGGTACCGGGGCGGCGTGGACCGGGCTCACACCGCGGATGCACCCGGAGGACTTCCGCTCGGCCGATCTGGGGCACGGGCGGAACTGGCCGATCGACTACGCGACGCTGGAGCCCCACTACCGCGCGGCCGAGTGGGAGATCGGGGTCGCGGCCGACGCGGACGAGCAGCGCGGGCACCTGCCGATGCCGGACGACTACCGGTTTCCCATGCACGCCTTGCCCCGCACGTACCTCGACCACCTCATCGCGTCCGTTGTGGACGGCAAGGAGGTCGACGGGCACGAGCTGCTCGTCACCGGCACCCCGCAGGCGCGCAACGGCGTCCCGGTGCGGGGTTACCAGCTGGACGGGCACCTGTGCGCCGGGTTCGCGAGCTGTGTGCCGATCTGTCCTGAAAACGCCAAGTACACGCCACTTCGTACGCAGCAGCGTTGGCCGAAGAACGTCGAACTGCGCACACGATCCGTGGTCGACCGTGTCCACGCGGACGAGTTCGGGCGGATCACCAAGGTCAGCTACCAGCGCTACTACGACGACACGACCGGCGCACACACACGGCACGAGGTCGAAGCGGACGTCGTCGTCCTCGCCGCGCATGCCATTGAGAACGCCAAGATCCTGCTCATGTCCGGCCTCGCGAACAGCAGCGACCAGGTCGGCCGCAACCTGATGGACCACCCGGTGCTGCTCACCTGGGGGTTGCTGGCCGAGCCGATCGGGCCGTTCCGCGGTCCCGGGTCGACGTCGGGCATCGAGGCGTTCCGGACCGGGCCACAGCGCTGCACGCGGGCACCGTTCCGCATCGAGATCGGCAACTGGGGCTGGGGGTGGTCGGCCGGCAGCCCCGACCGCGACGTCGCCGAACTGGTGGCACAGGGGTACAGCGGGACGGCACTGCGGAAAGCTCTCAAAGACCGCGTCAGCCGCCAGTTCACCCTCCAGATCGAGGTCGAGCAGGAGGCCGACCCCACGAACCGCGTCACTCTCGGCACGGACAGGGACCCGCTCGGCAACCCGTGCCCGACCATCCACTACGGCCTGTCCGACTACGTCAAGGACGGCCTGCTGGCCGCGAAACGCGTGTCGGACCAGCTGTTCGGGCTCCTCGGTGCCGAGGACCACACGCACTACGAGCGCGACGAACGCTTCTTCGAGCACGACGGCGTGCCGCTGCGGTTCTGGGGAGCCGGGCACATCGGCGGCACCCACGTGATGGGCGCGTCCGCGCACGACTCCGTGGTCGACCAGTGGCAACGCTGCTGGGACCACCCCAACCTGTACGCGGTCGGGTGCGGCAGCATGCCGTCGCTCGGCACGGCCAACCCGTCGCTCACCATGGCCGCGCTCGCCCTGCGCACGGCCGGGCACGTGGTCAGCGAGAGCTGCTCCGTTCGGGGGTCTCGCGGCCAACCCGGCCGTTGA
- a CDS encoding putative quinol monooxygenase, giving the protein MIFITAKFLVLPEHADAWPELSRSFIEATRAEPGCLWFDWSRSLDDPNEYVLVEAFRDGDAGGQHVRSEHFKNAQAELPRYLAETPKIVSQVVEQDGWSALGEMEVAPRG; this is encoded by the coding sequence TTGATCTTCATCACCGCCAAGTTCCTCGTCCTCCCCGAGCACGCCGACGCCTGGCCCGAGCTCTCCCGCTCCTTCATCGAGGCCACCAGGGCCGAGCCCGGCTGCCTGTGGTTCGACTGGTCGCGCAGCCTCGACGACCCGAACGAGTACGTGCTCGTCGAGGCCTTCCGCGACGGTGACGCCGGCGGGCAGCACGTGCGGTCCGAGCACTTCAAGAACGCCCAGGCCGAGCTCCCGCGGTACCTGGCCGAGACGCCGAAGATCGTGAGCCAGGTCGTGGAGCAGGACGGCTGGTCCGCGCTGGGCGAGATGGAGGTTGCGCCACGCGGGTGA
- a CDS encoding DUF6928 family protein gives MGANAALVAFGDVRVALTSRGEPDREAAETVIRALRPGCAIERADDSTLAEELYPADGMAYVAVLPNATIVCDRELATIELPPHVREFAAGRAR, from the coding sequence ATGGGGGCCAATGCGGCGTTGGTGGCGTTCGGTGACGTGCGGGTGGCGTTGACATCGCGCGGTGAGCCGGACCGCGAAGCTGCGGAAACGGTGATCCGCGCGTTGCGGCCGGGCTGTGCGATTGAACGCGCGGATGACAGCACATTGGCCGAGGAGCTCTATCCAGCCGACGGGATGGCCTACGTCGCGGTGCTGCCGAACGCCACGATCGTGTGCGATCGGGAGCTGGCGACCATCGAGTTGCCTCCGCACGTGCGGGAGTTCGCGGCGGGGCGCGCCCGGTGA
- a CDS encoding MDR family MFS transporter, translated as MPEIDTRRRNLVVAAVLLAMLLAALDQTIVSTALPTMVADLGGGAHLSWVVTSYLLAETIMTVLIGKFGDLYGRKKMFLISVVLFLVGSFFAGWSESMGMLIAFRAVQGLGAGGLMVTSTAIIADVVPLRERGKFQGLAGAVFGVATVAGPLLGGLFVDHLSWRWAFYVNIPLGVAVIVVAVAALPTIRSTAHPKIDYAGIALIALAATGLTLVTSWGGTEYAWTSPTILGMAAGSVALLVAFVLVEQRAQEPMLPMRLFRSRVFTVSGILSFVVGFAMLGGITYLPIYLQYVRGESATASGLWMLPLIAGLMATALITGNTISRTGRYRIFPLVGSAVLTVGLFLMSNLAADTGYWLMGVFMMVLGAGIGLVMQVPVIVVQSTTSYSDLGVATSGISFLRTMGSSFGVAIFGTIYANQLPKHLQVPEGVNPQAIASPAAVHALPDLVKAPIVAGYAETVQMMFLIAAPIGLVALLVAVFLPEVPLRDTSRAAAAGNSGVGESFAAPPSNSYDELRKLVSTVVSKSADDPHTAVLKRSGVALPVEQAWLLGRVYRASTDDGVATLAEVAVMTKVPAGIFTPTAQALVRSGHLAFNDDGYRFTDLGAEVFTQLVRAWRRWLLDQLEDWHEPDQRDFAQALDSFTDELIESGRAMSRV; from the coding sequence GTGCCCGAGATCGACACCCGCAGGCGGAACCTGGTCGTCGCCGCCGTCCTGCTCGCCATGCTGCTGGCCGCGCTCGACCAGACCATCGTCTCCACCGCCCTGCCGACGATGGTCGCCGACCTCGGTGGTGGCGCGCACCTGTCGTGGGTGGTGACGTCGTACCTGCTGGCCGAGACGATCATGACCGTCCTCATCGGCAAGTTCGGCGACCTCTACGGGCGCAAGAAGATGTTCCTGATCAGCGTGGTCCTGTTCCTGGTCGGCTCGTTCTTCGCGGGCTGGTCGGAGTCGATGGGGATGCTGATCGCGTTCCGCGCGGTGCAGGGACTGGGTGCGGGCGGGCTCATGGTCACCTCGACGGCGATCATCGCGGATGTCGTGCCGCTCAGGGAGCGCGGCAAGTTCCAGGGGCTCGCGGGTGCGGTGTTCGGCGTCGCGACGGTGGCCGGGCCGTTGCTCGGCGGGCTGTTCGTGGACCACCTGAGCTGGCGGTGGGCGTTCTACGTCAACATCCCGCTCGGCGTCGCGGTCATCGTCGTCGCCGTCGCCGCTCTCCCGACGATCAGGTCCACCGCACACCCGAAGATCGACTACGCCGGCATCGCGTTGATCGCTCTCGCGGCGACCGGGCTGACGCTGGTCACGAGCTGGGGCGGCACCGAGTACGCGTGGACGTCGCCGACGATCCTGGGGATGGCGGCGGGATCGGTGGCGCTTCTCGTCGCATTCGTGCTCGTGGAACAACGAGCACAAGAACCGATGCTGCCGATGCGGTTGTTCCGCAGCCGGGTGTTCACGGTGTCGGGCATCCTGAGCTTCGTCGTCGGGTTCGCGATGCTCGGCGGCATCACCTACCTGCCGATCTACCTGCAGTACGTGCGCGGCGAGTCGGCGACGGCGTCCGGGCTGTGGATGCTGCCGTTGATCGCCGGGTTGATGGCCACGGCGCTGATCACCGGCAACACCATCAGCCGCACGGGCAGGTACCGGATCTTCCCGCTCGTCGGGTCGGCGGTGCTGACGGTCGGCCTGTTCCTGATGTCGAACCTCGCCGCGGACACCGGCTACTGGCTGATGGGCGTGTTCATGATGGTGCTGGGCGCGGGCATCGGCCTGGTCATGCAGGTGCCGGTGATCGTCGTGCAGAGCACCACCAGCTACAGCGACCTCGGCGTCGCCACGTCCGGGATCAGCTTCCTGCGCACGATGGGCAGCTCGTTCGGCGTCGCGATCTTCGGCACGATCTACGCCAACCAGCTGCCGAAGCACCTCCAGGTCCCGGAAGGCGTGAACCCGCAGGCGATCGCGAGCCCCGCGGCCGTGCACGCGCTGCCGGACCTGGTCAAAGCACCCATCGTCGCCGGATACGCGGAGACCGTGCAGATGATGTTCCTCATCGCCGCGCCGATCGGACTGGTGGCGCTGCTCGTCGCGGTGTTCCTGCCCGAGGTGCCGCTGCGGGACACCTCACGCGCGGCCGCCGCCGGCAACAGCGGTGTCGGCGAGAGCTTCGCGGCGCCGCCGTCGAACTCCTACGACGAGCTGCGCAAGCTGGTGTCCACGGTGGTCTCGAAGTCCGCGGACGACCCGCACACCGCCGTGCTGAAGCGTTCCGGCGTCGCCCTGCCGGTGGAACAGGCGTGGCTGCTCGGCCGGGTCTACCGGGCGTCGACCGACGACGGCGTGGCGACGCTCGCCGAGGTCGCCGTGATGACGAAGGTGCCGGCCGGGATCTTCACACCGACCGCGCAGGCCCTGGTCCGGTCGGGCCACCTCGCGTTCAACGACGACGGCTACCGCTTCACCGACCTCGGCGCGGAGGTGTTCACCCAGCTCGTGCGCGCGTGGCGGCGGTGGCTGCTCGACCAGCTCGAGGACTGGCACGAGCCGGACCAGCGCGACTTCGCCCAGGCGCTCGACTCGTTCACCGACGAGCTGATCGAGAGCGGCCGCGCGATGAGCCGCGTCTGA
- a CDS encoding BTAD domain-containing putative transcriptional regulator, which yields MNLESAAEGDLGVPAARAVRCRWAGCSTTRCGDALQGIESESFDALRESLHDERLAAQPMLALYRSGSDAEALRHYEGGGAVRVAGPHRRSIRRGSSRGRSRSARR from the coding sequence ATGAACCTGGAATCCGCTGCTGAGGGGGACCTTGGAGTTCCGGCTGCTCGGGCCGTCCGGTGCCGGTGGGCCGGCTGCTCGACGACGCGCTGCGGCGATGCCTTGCAGGGCATCGAGTCGGAGTCGTTCGACGCGCTGCGCGAGAGCCTGCACGACGAACGCCTTGCCGCACAACCGATGCTGGCGCTGTACCGGTCGGGCAGCGACGCGGAGGCGTTGCGGCACTACGAGGGTGGCGGAGCTGTACGAGTCGCAGGGCCGCACCGCCGAAGCATCAGACGCGGCTCATCGCGCGGCCGCTCTCGATCAGCTCGTCGGTGA
- a CDS encoding endonuclease/exonuclease/phosphatase family protein: MSHTRIGSFNVENMFERPKVMSRGATKHAAPVLAAHARFNELIACEEYTPEVKQELKEHLLTLGLLRGDRSSYAVLRRIRGRFLARHRDGETSVVASGRESWVGWVELTTEPISELATRHTAQVMRDVGAHVLGVVEAESRELLQMFSSSLLKHVGWTPYDEVHLIDGNDERGINVGLLTRDEHQVITIRTHVYARDTSGVIFSRDCAEYHVRTPAGPEVVVLVNHLKSKGYSTPGDPLGARRRFRQAVRIARIVNRLRDEGHEHIAVVGDLNDTPDSEALRPLFQRTGLRDISEHENFDWNHRFGTYRGVNEKGKIDYVLLTPPLFAKAVGGGIFRKGVWRGPRTKNRWDVYETMTSEVHAASDHAAIYADIDWSI; the protein is encoded by the coding sequence ATGAGCCACACGCGAATCGGGTCGTTCAACGTGGAGAACATGTTCGAGCGCCCCAAGGTCATGAGCCGCGGCGCCACGAAGCACGCGGCTCCGGTCCTGGCCGCCCACGCCCGGTTCAACGAGCTCATCGCCTGCGAGGAGTACACGCCGGAGGTCAAGCAGGAGCTCAAAGAACACCTGCTGACACTCGGGTTGCTGCGCGGTGACCGCAGCTCGTACGCGGTCCTGCGGCGCATCCGCGGCCGGTTCCTCGCCCGCCACCGCGACGGCGAGACCTCGGTCGTGGCGAGCGGGCGCGAGTCGTGGGTCGGCTGGGTCGAGCTCACCACCGAGCCGATCAGCGAGCTCGCCACCCGGCACACCGCCCAGGTGATGCGCGACGTCGGCGCGCACGTGCTCGGCGTGGTCGAGGCCGAGTCCCGCGAACTGCTGCAGATGTTCTCCTCCAGCCTGCTCAAGCACGTCGGCTGGACCCCGTACGACGAGGTGCACCTCATCGACGGCAACGACGAGCGCGGCATCAACGTCGGCCTGCTCACCCGCGACGAGCACCAGGTCATCACGATCCGCACGCACGTCTACGCCAGGGACACCTCGGGCGTGATCTTCTCCCGCGACTGCGCCGAGTACCACGTCCGCACCCCGGCGGGCCCCGAGGTCGTGGTTCTCGTCAACCACCTGAAGTCCAAGGGCTACAGCACACCCGGCGACCCGCTCGGCGCGCGCCGCCGGTTCCGCCAGGCCGTGCGGATCGCGCGGATCGTCAACCGGCTGCGCGACGAGGGCCACGAGCACATCGCCGTGGTCGGCGACCTCAACGACACCCCGGACAGCGAGGCGCTGCGGCCGTTGTTCCAGCGCACCGGGCTGCGTGACATCAGCGAGCACGAGAACTTCGACTGGAACCACCGGTTCGGCACGTACCGCGGTGTCAACGAGAAGGGCAAGATCGACTACGTCCTGCTCACGCCACCGCTGTTCGCCAAGGCCGTGGGCGGCGGCATCTTCCGCAAGGGCGTGTGGCGCGGCCCGCGGACCAAAAACCGTTGGGACGTCTACGAAACGATGACGAGCGAGGTGCACGCGGCCAGCGACCACGCGGCGATCTACGCGGACATCGACTGGTCCATCTGA
- a CDS encoding cobalamin B12-binding domain-containing protein, which yields MTALDALWEAVLDGDEHRATDVVLEAAERYGHEFVLLDVIGGVQQRVGREWAANRISVAQEHAITAINERAVTALTLTRPRQRPTHGRVTVACVDGEWHALPARLLAEVLSLRGFAVDYLGAQVPTPHLITYLHRTGPDVVALSSSIATRLPVAHATMTACQATGVPVIVGGAAFGPDGQYARRFGANAWAADARSAADMLLTQTLPVPSSPHQPIDDLPHLADQEYTLVKRTANDLVRAVYRGLEDRVPAMRAYTSEQRQHTAEDLAHIVDFLATALYVDDDSLFHSFMSWTGDVLNARGVPAQVLEPALDLLSGQLRDFPRAQRMLSGVQMDQSMSA from the coding sequence GTGACGGCGCTCGACGCGCTCTGGGAGGCCGTTCTCGACGGCGACGAGCACCGCGCGACCGACGTGGTGCTCGAGGCCGCGGAGAGGTACGGCCACGAGTTCGTGCTGCTCGACGTGATCGGCGGGGTGCAGCAGCGGGTCGGCCGCGAGTGGGCCGCGAACCGGATCAGCGTCGCCCAGGAGCACGCGATCACCGCCATCAACGAACGCGCGGTCACGGCGCTCACGCTCACTCGGCCGCGGCAGCGGCCGACGCACGGGCGCGTCACCGTGGCGTGCGTGGACGGCGAGTGGCACGCGCTGCCCGCCCGGCTGCTGGCCGAGGTGCTGTCGCTGCGCGGGTTCGCTGTGGACTACCTCGGCGCGCAGGTGCCGACGCCGCACCTGATCACCTACCTGCACCGCACCGGCCCGGACGTGGTGGCGCTGTCGAGCTCCATCGCGACCCGGTTGCCCGTCGCGCACGCCACGATGACGGCGTGCCAGGCGACGGGCGTGCCGGTGATCGTCGGCGGGGCGGCGTTCGGTCCTGACGGCCAGTACGCGCGCCGGTTCGGTGCCAACGCGTGGGCCGCCGACGCCCGGTCCGCCGCGGACATGCTGCTGACGCAGACGTTGCCGGTGCCGAGCTCGCCGCACCAGCCGATCGACGACCTGCCGCACCTGGCCGACCAGGAGTACACGCTGGTCAAGCGCACCGCGAACGACCTCGTGCGGGCGGTGTACCGCGGACTGGAGGACCGGGTGCCCGCCATGCGCGCCTACACCTCGGAGCAGCGCCAGCACACGGCCGAGGACCTCGCGCACATCGTGGACTTCCTCGCGACGGCGTTGTACGTCGACGACGACTCGCTGTTCCACAGCTTCATGTCGTGGACCGGTGACGTGCTCAACGCGCGCGGTGTGCCCGCACAGGTGCTGGAGCCCGCGTTGGACCTGCTCTCCGGACAGCTGCGGGACTTCCCGCGCGCACAGCGGATGCTGTCCGGGGTTCAGATGGACCAGTCGATGTCCGCGTAG